The following are from one region of the Paenibacillus sabinae T27 genome:
- the hflX gene encoding GTPase HflX, with amino-acid sequence MATTTHDTNLEIQDRAILVSLVTDEVKRSGIDPEYSLQELVQLAETAGVEVLEVLRQNKETPDSKWFIGKGKVEELRMAADGLGANTAIFDQELSGAQVRNLEEALDLKIIDRTQLILDIFAGRAKTREGIIQVELAQLSYLLPRLSGHGKNLSRLGGGIGTRGPGESKLETDRRHIRDRIGELKRQLDEVVKTRNLHRERRRKSGVVQVALVGYTNAGKSTLLKQLTDADVYIENQLFATLDPTSRLLELPGGKSVVLTDTVGFIQNLPHDLVASFRATLEEVNEANLVLHVVDASSPMQEEQMDVVQTILEDLGASGKPQIVLFNKSDLCRPEQLEMLPGGSGYLKVSAFNAEDLDRIKDTIQNELSGDTLSFRIPSSRGDLSSLLYRVGDVLDQSFEEDDTLYSVRVNKDDYEKWGYMLADFVNHTDQD; translated from the coding sequence ATGGCAACTACGACGCATGATACAAATTTGGAAATTCAGGACCGGGCCATATTGGTCAGTCTTGTAACCGATGAAGTGAAACGGTCGGGAATCGATCCCGAATATTCGCTTCAGGAACTTGTTCAACTGGCGGAGACGGCCGGCGTTGAAGTGCTGGAAGTGCTTCGCCAGAATAAGGAAACCCCCGATTCCAAATGGTTCATCGGCAAGGGCAAGGTCGAAGAGCTGCGTATGGCCGCAGACGGATTGGGCGCCAATACGGCAATCTTCGATCAGGAGCTGTCTGGGGCCCAGGTACGTAACCTGGAGGAAGCCCTCGATCTGAAGATTATCGACCGTACCCAGCTCATTCTGGATATTTTCGCCGGCCGGGCCAAGACCCGCGAGGGGATAATCCAGGTGGAGCTGGCCCAGCTGTCTTATCTGCTGCCTCGTCTGTCGGGTCATGGCAAGAACCTGTCCCGGCTGGGCGGCGGCATTGGTACAAGAGGTCCCGGGGAGAGCAAGCTGGAGACCGACCGCCGGCATATCCGTGACCGGATCGGCGAACTGAAGCGCCAGCTTGACGAGGTGGTGAAGACACGGAATCTGCACCGCGAGCGGCGGCGCAAGAGCGGCGTGGTGCAGGTGGCTCTTGTCGGCTATACGAATGCCGGCAAATCCACGCTGCTCAAGCAGCTGACCGATGCCGATGTATATATCGAGAATCAACTGTTCGCTACGCTTGATCCAACCTCGCGTTTGCTTGAGCTGCCTGGCGGCAAGAGCGTCGTGCTGACCGATACGGTCGGATTCATCCAGAATCTGCCGCATGACCTCGTTGCCTCGTTCCGTGCGACACTTGAAGAAGTCAACGAGGCGAATCTTGTGCTTCATGTGGTCGATGCTTCCTCCCCGATGCAGGAAGAGCAAATGGATGTTGTGCAGACGATTCTGGAGGATCTCGGCGCATCTGGGAAGCCGCAGATCGTTCTGTTCAACAAGAGCGATCTGTGCCGCCCGGAGCAGCTGGAGATGCTGCCTGGCGGTTCGGGTTATTTGAAGGTCAGCGCTTTTAACGCGGAGGATCTGGACCGGATTAAGGATACGATTCAAAATGAGCTGTCCGGAGACACACTGAGCTTCCGGATCCCATCCAGCCGGGGGGATCTATCTTCCCTGCTGTATCGGGTCGGAGATGTGCTGGATCAGTCCTTTGAAGAGGATGACACGTTATACAGCGTTCGGGTGAACAAGGACGATTACGAAAAATGGGGCTACATGCTGGCCGATTTTGTGAATCATACCGACCAGGACTAG
- a CDS encoding AAA family ATPase, producing the protein MNIRSAASSGRDEGRPSRQINIVLRNHDTPAVSGTSAINESSASRNSAQIGLFQEIGSELDALVGLDNIKELVFEIYALLQVAQMRTDAGLASGAQAYHMVFKGNPGTGKTTVARIVAKLFQRMGVLSKGHLIEVERADLVGEYIGHTAQKTRDLVKKALGGILFIDEAYSLARGGDKDFGKEAIDTLVKAMEDHRSQFVLILAGYSSEIEYFLMSNPGLPSRFPIQVEFPDYTIDQLVQIAELMAKERDYILMPQAILKLKQHVMLEKDESPHAFSNARYVRNAIEKAIRSQAVRLLNQYEHNSPGKQELMTLRTEDFKL; encoded by the coding sequence ATGAACATACGCAGCGCAGCTTCTAGCGGGCGGGACGAAGGCAGACCATCGCGGCAAATCAATATCGTACTGCGCAATCACGATACGCCGGCGGTAAGCGGTACATCGGCGATCAACGAATCGTCGGCTTCCAGGAATAGCGCGCAGATCGGCCTTTTTCAGGAGATTGGCAGCGAATTGGACGCGCTGGTAGGTTTGGATAATATTAAAGAGCTTGTATTCGAAATATACGCCCTGCTGCAGGTTGCCCAAATGCGGACCGATGCGGGTCTTGCAAGCGGCGCTCAGGCGTATCACATGGTATTCAAAGGGAATCCGGGCACCGGCAAGACGACGGTTGCGCGAATCGTGGCCAAACTGTTTCAGCGTATGGGCGTGCTGTCCAAGGGACATCTTATCGAAGTCGAGCGGGCCGATCTGGTGGGTGAGTACATCGGACATACCGCACAGAAGACCCGGGATCTTGTCAAAAAAGCGCTGGGCGGCATTCTCTTCATTGATGAAGCGTACAGCCTTGCCCGGGGCGGGGATAAAGACTTCGGCAAAGAAGCGATCGATACGCTCGTTAAAGCGATGGAAGACCACCGCAGCCAGTTCGTGCTGATCCTGGCCGGATACTCCAGTGAGATCGAATATTTTCTGATGAGTAATCCGGGGCTGCCCTCCCGTTTTCCGATCCAGGTCGAGTTTCCCGATTACACCATCGACCAGCTTGTTCAGATCGCCGAGCTGATGGCGAAGGAGCGGGATTACATTTTGATGCCGCAGGCGATACTCAAATTAAAGCAGCATGTCATGCTGGAAAAAGACGAAAGCCCGCATGCCTTCAGCAATGCCCGCTATGTGCGCAACGCGATCGAGAAAGCGATCCGCAGCCAGGCGGTAAGGCTTCTTAACCAGTACGAGCATAACAGTCCGGGCAAGCAGGAACTGATGACCCTGCGGACCGAAGACTTCAAACTGTAG
- a CDS encoding YdcF family protein → MQRHLGGSSPIRALTGQRKWRFGRIPLVTLVLLLAAGLIWSAYVLTLINRAETTSPMNKADAGIILGMAMWGDEPSPGLKERLDYGLKLYKQGVFSHFIVTGGLDKPGYTYTEGQGMRNYLIARGVPDHAVAVENEATSTYENLLYSREIMQRGGWSTAVVITHTFHGRRALEIADELGYSNPELGLTDSQTMSMAKYKTREILAYTKWKLQQVL, encoded by the coding sequence ATGCAAAGGCATTTAGGCGGTTCTTCGCCGATCCGGGCGTTAACGGGCCAGCGGAAATGGCGTTTCGGACGGATACCGTTGGTTACATTGGTACTTCTCCTTGCAGCCGGGCTGATCTGGAGCGCCTATGTGCTGACTCTAATCAATCGGGCCGAAACGACTTCTCCGATGAATAAAGCGGATGCGGGCATCATTCTCGGCATGGCAATGTGGGGCGACGAGCCAAGTCCGGGGCTTAAGGAGCGGCTTGACTATGGGCTGAAGCTGTATAAGCAGGGCGTGTTTTCCCATTTTATCGTCACCGGCGGGCTTGATAAACCGGGGTATACGTATACCGAGGGCCAGGGAATGCGCAATTATCTGATTGCCAGGGGCGTTCCGGACCATGCGGTTGCCGTAGAGAATGAAGCGACATCCACCTATGAGAATCTGCTGTACAGCCGGGAGATTATGCAGCGGGGGGGCTGGTCCACAGCGGTGGTAATCACGCATACGTTTCATGGGCGGAGAGCGCTGGAAATAGCCGATGAGCTAGGATATTCCAATCCCGAACTCGGACTGACCGATTCACAGACGATGTCAATGGCCAAGTATAAGACGAGGGAAATTTTAGCCTATACCAAATGGAAGCTCCAGCAGGTGTTATGA
- a CDS encoding DUF402 domain-containing protein, translated as MKRKFGDRANWRRITRRGFACRYVESREFSGYITLYTIYGLKEPLWKSYGRHTYRIADKGYSWLQYFPKDSHYIVTAMFDERQNIIQWYIDTCKVQGVTDQGVPWFDDLYLDVVVLWNGEVFLLDEDELEEALERGDISDSDYNLAWNTARNIMRGIDAHAFPYFALSLKHRAELFHHGEFRRKS; from the coding sequence ATGAAACGTAAATTCGGAGACCGGGCCAACTGGCGCCGGATTACGCGCCGTGGGTTCGCCTGCCGCTATGTCGAAAGCCGGGAATTCAGCGGATACATCACCCTTTACACGATTTACGGCTTGAAAGAGCCGCTGTGGAAAAGCTATGGCCGGCATACATACCGGATTGCGGATAAAGGATATTCATGGCTGCAGTATTTTCCCAAGGACAGTCATTATATTGTTACGGCAATGTTCGACGAACGGCAAAATATCATTCAATGGTATATAGACACCTGCAAGGTTCAGGGGGTTACCGATCAAGGGGTTCCCTGGTTTGACGATCTGTATCTGGATGTGGTCGTTCTATGGAACGGCGAAGTGTTCCTGCTGGATGAAGACGAGCTGGAGGAGGCGCTCGAACGGGGCGATATTTCGGACAGCGATTACAATTTGGCGTGGAACACCGCACGGAATATTATGCGCGGGATTGACGCTCATGCCTTTCCTTATTTTGCCCTCTCCTTGAAGCACCGCGCCGAATTGTTCCACCATGGAGAATTCAGGAGGAAATCGTAA
- a CDS encoding transglycosylase domain-containing protein, which produces MSNDEILRSNRHRKKGGGSQPSKPKKKKRLTRSRVLWTLFFTTALAIFCALGGYLFITVNGERLLNENEGKLTVNETTKIYDRNANLIGELALEKSEPVKSEQIPKIIKDAFVATEDKRFYEHKGVDLWSIGRAAVKDVVARSMVEGGSTITQQLAKNIFLTRDKTFFRKATEMSIAMALERQYTKDQIITLYLNRINFGGTVYGIKAASEHYFGVSDLSKLKMWQIATLAAMPKGPSRYNPLRNPELSKDRRAVVLQLMNEQGYITQDEMNEAKAINYNYKPPASKQRYQAFIDYAIDEASDKFGLTEDDLNIGGYKIYTTMDKDAQQTVENAFADSDNFEKSVDDEPVQGSMVIINQENGSIVALLGGRNYEKKGYSRITGSRRSPGSSIKPIVSYAPALESGEFSINSQISNEKQCFGDYCPTNLHGYSSTISMTEALTKSENIPAVWLLDQIGVRTGFNFAKKMGIGLQDDDKNLSLALGGMAKGTNTLEMAQAYTAFANGGELRQAYAIKSITDSTGETVYKADTRAERVMKDSTAYQMTEMLQEVVQSGTGRKARIDRPVAGKTGTTQSGYKGVDSNRDVWFVGYTPELTAAVWMGYDNPDRKHLLKNSSPLAAAFWGKVMGEVVKNYPEKSFPKPDNFELPEPSKAPDQLQAVSGLTAQYDSSTGTVNLSWTPVQTPGAEYRVYRKETSEGDFSMLISTLTPNAADLSAMAGLTYEYYVKAFYPDPGMESDPSNTVSVLIEGAEPSVEPTPSVEPGLPTDSPGQGGNGDNGAGGNPGEPGQGNGNGNGNGNGNGNGNGNGGGSPEGEGNPAAPSPTPAQQDSAQPSSPVPAVSPAGAVMPDNGADPASVPGAGSDKKEKRNDKSA; this is translated from the coding sequence ATGTCGAATGACGAAATACTACGGTCGAACCGCCATAGAAAAAAAGGAGGCGGCAGCCAGCCGTCCAAGCCGAAAAAGAAGAAAAGGCTGACCCGCAGCCGTGTGCTGTGGACGCTGTTTTTTACAACGGCTTTGGCCATCTTTTGCGCGCTCGGCGGTTATCTGTTCATTACGGTAAACGGAGAAAGGCTGCTTAATGAGAACGAAGGCAAGCTTACGGTCAACGAAACAACCAAGATTTACGACCGCAACGCGAACCTGATCGGGGAACTCGCTTTGGAAAAGAGCGAACCGGTCAAGAGCGAACAGATTCCCAAGATCATCAAGGATGCTTTTGTCGCGACGGAGGATAAACGATTTTACGAGCATAAAGGGGTCGATCTATGGTCGATCGGACGGGCGGCAGTCAAAGACGTTGTGGCCCGAAGCATGGTCGAAGGCGGCAGCACGATCACGCAGCAGCTTGCCAAGAACATCTTTTTGACCCGGGATAAAACATTCTTCCGCAAAGCGACGGAGATGTCCATCGCCATGGCCCTGGAGCGCCAGTACACGAAGGATCAGATCATTACGCTGTATCTGAACCGGATCAACTTCGGAGGCACCGTTTACGGCATTAAGGCTGCGTCCGAGCACTATTTCGGTGTTAGCGACCTAAGCAAGCTGAAGATGTGGCAGATCGCGACGCTGGCGGCGATGCCCAAAGGTCCTTCCCGCTACAATCCGCTCCGTAACCCCGAGCTGTCCAAGGATCGCAGAGCGGTCGTCCTTCAGCTGATGAATGAACAGGGGTACATTACGCAGGACGAAATGAACGAGGCCAAGGCGATCAATTACAACTACAAGCCGCCGGCAAGCAAGCAGCGCTATCAGGCTTTTATCGATTACGCGATCGACGAAGCTTCAGACAAATTCGGACTGACCGAAGACGATCTTAACATTGGCGGCTACAAAATCTACACGACCATGGACAAGGATGCGCAGCAGACGGTCGAGAACGCTTTTGCCGACAGCGACAATTTTGAAAAAAGCGTCGACGACGAGCCGGTGCAGGGTTCGATGGTCATCATCAATCAGGAGAACGGCAGCATTGTCGCTCTGCTCGGCGGACGGAATTACGAGAAAAAAGGCTACAGCCGTATCACCGGCAGCCGGCGTTCGCCGGGATCGTCGATCAAGCCGATCGTCTCGTACGCTCCTGCCTTGGAATCGGGCGAATTCTCAATCAACTCTCAGATCAGCAACGAGAAGCAGTGCTTCGGCGATTACTGCCCGACCAATCTGCACGGGTATTCGTCAACGATCAGCATGACCGAAGCGCTGACGAAGTCGGAGAATATTCCGGCCGTGTGGCTGCTTGACCAGATTGGTGTGCGAACAGGCTTCAATTTTGCCAAAAAAATGGGCATTGGCCTCCAGGATGACGACAAGAACCTGTCGCTCGCCCTTGGCGGCATGGCCAAAGGCACCAATACGCTTGAGATGGCCCAGGCGTATACCGCATTCGCAAATGGCGGTGAGCTTCGCCAGGCTTACGCCATCAAGTCCATAACGGACAGCACGGGCGAAACGGTATATAAGGCCGATACTCGCGCCGAGCGCGTCATGAAGGATAGCACTGCATACCAAATGACCGAGATGTTGCAGGAGGTCGTGCAGAGCGGAACAGGCAGAAAAGCGAGAATCGACCGTCCCGTTGCCGGCAAGACCGGTACGACCCAAAGCGGCTACAAGGGCGTCGACTCTAACCGCGACGTCTGGTTCGTTGGCTACACGCCCGAGCTTACGGCAGCGGTGTGGATGGGTTACGACAATCCGGACCGGAAGCATCTGCTGAAGAACAGCAGCCCGCTGGCCGCCGCGTTCTGGGGCAAGGTCATGGGCGAAGTCGTTAAGAACTATCCGGAGAAATCGTTCCCGAAACCCGATAACTTCGAGCTTCCGGAGCCATCCAAGGCGCCGGATCAACTCCAGGCGGTCAGCGGTCTGACGGCTCAGTACGATTCCTCGACCGGAACCGTTAACCTGTCGTGGACGCCTGTCCAGACCCCGGGAGCGGAATACCGGGTGTACCGCAAGGAGACCTCGGAAGGCGACTTCAGTATGCTGATCAGTACGCTGACGCCGAACGCGGCGGATCTGAGCGCGATGGCGGGCCTGACCTATGAGTACTATGTGAAGGCATTCTATCCGGACCCCGGTATGGAAAGCGATCCTTCCAATACGGTCTCGGTGCTCATCGAGGGTGCGGAGCCGTCGGTCGAACCGACGCCATCGGTTGAACCGGGTCTCCCTACGGATTCGCCCGGTCAGGGAGGAAACGGAGATAATGGCGCCGGAGGCAACCCGGGCGAACCGGGACAGGGCAATGGTAATGGCAACGGAAATGGGAATGGGAATGGCAACGGCAACGGAAATGGAGGCGGCAGCCCGGAAGGCGAGGGTAATCCCGCAGCACCGTCGCCAACACCGGCCCAGCAGGATTCCGCGCAGCCGTCTTCTCCTGTGCCAGCCGTAAGCCCCGCCGGAGCGGTCATGCCTGACAATGGAGCAGACCCGGCGTCAGTCCCCGGAGCGGGATCGGATAAGAAAGAGAAGCGTAACGACAAGTCAGCATAA